The Poecilia reticulata strain Guanapo linkage group LG4, Guppy_female_1.0+MT, whole genome shotgun sequence genomic interval GGAGGACTATTCCACAATATGTGGTCATTGTCCACAAGATTCACCAGTGTTTCTCTATAGAGTGGTTGAATTTCCTCAGCAGACGATAAGGAGGCATTAGAAGACAATGCAGTTTTTCTCCACACAGTCAGTCTAACCTCACAACACTGCCTGAATGTTATCAGTTCTGGACATCTGTCAGATTCTCAACATCCTGAGTGGCTGCTCAGAAAAGAGGGTTTTAAAACATCCAAGCTCTGCACCAGAACCGTATCACGTGCACTACAACACCTGTCCTGGCCCAGCCCTCTTAAAACAAGAACCTGTCGAGGTTTGTCCGGCCCATGCATGTCCCAGCTGCAGCTCTTCTTTAGGACACAGGCTAAGTAACCCAAAGCCTAATCTAATCTAAACATAGCCCAGCCCAGGCTTGAAAAGGTAAACCTATCTCCTtgatgcacaaaaacaaagccaaCTCGACTGACTGACAAGTGGAGCCTGACTGAACAGGCCTGGAGAAGCTTGTATTGCATTACTAAGGagacccccccccaccccccatctCCTTTATTCACTTCCTCTTTTCATCTGCTTAAAAACCCAAGAGACATATATGCctgagtgtttttgttctttagtcAGAGTTTTCAGTTCAACTATCGTCagtattttaaaagataaaaataagcACATGAAGCACAGTGATGTAAAATCATCCCAACCAAACTGAGATACCCATGATGCGTTctgagaacagaaacagaaaaagacagagatgACAAtggatttttcatttgattgcAAAACAAGAACAGAGCTTTGCAAAAATGAGTGGCTGTATTGTCATTTAACACAAATGCTCACACAGACATGCTCCCCCAAAGCGGTGCCAAATGCAGGAACATCTGCTTCGTGAGGCCATTAGGGCGTTAAGGGACTAACAAAGACTCAGTGTAAGTAGGGGTGAGGGGTGtgcttctgtttgtgtttttgacatgCTTAGATGAAAAGGTGTACGGAGAGGGCTCACTCACCAGGGGGTTTGCACATGCGGATCTGGCTCTGGCACTGCACCAGTGGATGAAGAGTTGGAGGAGGGCTGCCAGCAGGCACAGAGGTAGCTTTGGCAGAGAGGCCCGTCATCCCAGCGACTGGGGGTGAAGGAGGTGGTGAGGGGGACGGGGAGGTGGGCGACCCACACTGAGTCTGGTAACGGAGCTGGGTGAGGGAGGGGGGCATGCCCTGGTAGTGCCGAGTGGCACTCAGGAGGTCGTTGAGGATCTGCAGGATGGTACCGATATCACGTCTTGGACGCCCATTGCTGTCTTGGCAGTTAGGGTGCAAAGTGCCTGAGAGAGGACGAAAGATAgagaaaagttttacaaaatgatGCACTACGACTTGTTCGACTTCATTTTGTGCAGTAAGCAAGATTTTCAGTGCGGAGCTCAATGTCTGTTTACCTGAAAAGGTCCCTGAGAAGACTCCGGGAGCATGGTTGACAAAGCTCTCAATGATGGCTCCAGGTTTTCGTGAGCGTGCTGACGGACTAGAACCACTGCCAGGGCTGTTGGTGCTGCAGTTAGCCTGAAGTGAAAACACAATAGAGACAAAAATTAAGTGTGAGTATTTCCACTTTATTACACAAGCAAATGTTCATAGATAGGAGTtgtgaaaacctttttaaaaatccctATATTTACATTGTGAAAGCTTAGTTTACTAATCCATACAGTAGCAGGTTACTTCAAACTCTGGCTTAATACATCTTGCCATTTTTTTAGAAGCCACCTTAGCTTTACTGCAATTATTTAATGGTAGTGAAACTGAACTgctgacaaaaacctctttgCGTGTAGCTCTATTTAAGAGAATGCATGTTGTAGCGTAATGAGGAATAATCATATCCTCTTCTCTTTGTTAAATAGACATTTTTACTTATATATGCTCTCTGCTTGAGTTCACTgatgtttgtttgctttcactTTTCATGGCAGCTCTCAGGCAGGTCAAGAGAGAATGAGCAGCACATTTCGCTGTTAAAGATTTTctaagttaaataaatgatcatAAAAGTTTATGACTGATGATTGACAGCAAGAAAACGGTTTGCTAAATCACTCTATCTTTAGCCCTGCAGCAGTTTGACTAAACCAAAGATTCCTCTCCATTATTCCGGTTGCTACATTGGAGAATTGAATATTTGTGTGCATGATAAAGTTTgtctaattatttaattatgacAAATTAATTTAGTGTAGATGTAAGATAAGCCATAGGTCTcttcccaaaaaacaaaaaaacaactcaaatatAAAACGGAAGAACATGCATTTCTTGGGGTCTTACCTCAGGGCACAAAACCGGGGCTACAGGGCTGACCTGGCCAATGTCATGGCTGGGTTGACTGGAGGAGGGCTGGTGGTAgtggtgatggtgatgatgatgatggtgatgatgagaTGGAGAGCGGAAAATTCCCCCGGGGATGTGAGACGGGCGAGGGGAGTGGGGTGGCGGAGTAGGGGGGCTACAGTGAGGGGAGGAGGGTGACTGGTGGTACATAGGAGGGAGCGGCTGGTGGTGCGTGTTTGGCAACGGGAAGGAAGGTGagcctgaggaagaggaggaggaagcgaCAGGATGGGGGCTGGGGTGATTGTGTGGTTGCTGGGGGTGATGGTGGGGGGAGAGCGGGTGAATGTGGGGAACTCGGGGCGGCTGCGCTGTGGGCTGTCCTGCGGCGGCCTCTGTGTTTCCCCGGCTGATGAGGTGCCGGTGCTGGAGCTGGGGACCCCCAGATTGCTGTGCTGCCAACTGAAGCTGAACGAACATCATGTGGTCCCCTACGCGCAGTGCCAGGGTGAGCGGGGAGCGGCCGGACAGGAAGTCACTGACCTGTATacacataaacagaaaaacagaaaatacttttgagtaatgtttgtatttcatgAGACCTCTCGGTATCTTTTCCTCAAGTGAAGCAAACTGAATTGAATTCCTTCATggtaaatgaatattttttatttttttgtcgtAGATAGCATTTGAGTTAGACACAAAAGTGCTTTGAGCCCCTCTTCTCATAGAGACACAGGCATACCACATTTAGACTACCATCCAATCATTCACAGTTCTGTAACAGTGGACTATTTACTTCTGGATAAGGAGACCTattggaaaacacacaaacacacacagactccaCTCTTTGCTCTCCTCCAACTGCCTCTGGGTCCACTCTTAGTCAGCAGTGTCATTCAGCTCAGAGACAAAGGCCACCCTTCTGTCTGGCTTGTTGCCTGAAAAATCTGTCCCACGTTCAGGAAATACACCCCGCCTGCCTCTCAAGCACAGAATAGTCAATTGTCTGTGGATCTGCAGCGGATCTGGAAGTGCTGCCCATTTTTGGAATTCTGGCAACGATCAACAAGGGCCAAGTGTCGAGGTCTTCACTGACCCGCCCATGGCCCGGATAGATGCACGCAACCGCACATGGGCTAGCTGGTTTGTTAGGACTTGGTTTGGAAGCTTCACGCTAAATACCAAACATTCTGTGCTGAAACTGGCTTTTAAAAGTCTGCGTCTTTTCAACGAGGAGTCATCAAGGGGTCAGAAAGGTTCTTGGTCTTGAAGATTCAACACTGGTGACATCTAAAGCTGTTCCCATACTAAGGCAAACAGAAACCACCCTTTACTGGCAAATACAAAGTGACACATTtatccaaaaatatttcaacagcCCTTGCTGCCTGTGTGCTTTTAGACCCAAGGGGGAAAGGAGTCAGAAACAACAATCTAAATAAGGGCAGAAAAGAGCATAGATTTTGGCAGGAGATAGAGAGGATGAGGGGCCATTCTTTCTTGCTTGGCCTTTGTACCATGTACATTTTTCGCCTTTACTTCTAAGATCTTGGCAACGGTTAACCCCAAAATCGCCAGCCTGTCCTCAAAAAGAACTctccattttcttgtgcttatTTATTTCTCAATCGACCGCGACTCCTGTATTGCCATGGTGACCTTTAGACATCGCTATTCACATGGTGAGGGGGGGGAAGCAGATGGAAAATGAGAGGACAGACAACTAAAAGATCTGAGCGAGTTGAGGTGATATGATGGCTGAACGATCAACAACATTTTTGCAAGGTAAATGTTCAAATATcaaagtagcaaaaaaaattattattcaggAGGTCCCACCACAAACATAACTAaggtttcctttcttttctgaaTGCAAATTCAGCTGCTGATGGATTGTTGATACAGTCCACACCCGCAATGATTACCACGGCATGGTAAGGCAACAAACTCAGCAGGCGTAAGGTGCGGTGTGAAGTGAGGAGGAGGGCAGGGTGGGGCAGGGTATTGCATGAAACTCTATACACAAAAGGTTGCCTGATAGAAAGAAGGAGTGTATATGTGTGCGACTCAAGGGGGGGAGGAGACAGAATCCAAAGGTCGTTGGgggaaggagaaagaaaaaacgaACAGGCCTGACTAAGGCAGTGACTGACAGCTGTCAGGAGAGAGTCAACAGTCAGCCAACACTACGTCAAAGACCCCAAGGGAGACCGCAAAACGAGCACAGAGAAAAGCATGTGGGGGGTTGGCGCTAGGGCTAATGAGTGAGCATTTCTCTCTGCTCCTGATCACACCTCTCATTCTACACAGGCATGCAGTATTCATATTGATTCTAACTAAACTCCACCTGAGACATTTAAttgagaaatcagaaaaaaactaacaacTGTTACTACAAAACCA includes:
- the midn gene encoding midnolin — its product is MDQHPSARSCTSRGTSSCEAVPAEPSMNLYIHSTTGTRFELSLPQEETVEGLKRRLSQRLKVPKERLALLHKETRLSSGKLQDLGISDGSKLTLVPTVEAGLMSQASRPEQSVMQALESLTETQVSDFLSGRSPLTLALRVGDHMMFVQLQLAAQQSGGPQLQHRHLISRGNTEAAAGQPTAQPPRVPHIHPLSPHHHPQQPHNHPSPHPVASSSSSSGSPSFPLPNTHHQPLPPMYHQSPSSPHCSPPTPPPHSPRPSHIPGGIFRSPSHHHHHHHHHHHYHQPSSSQPSHDIGQVSPVAPVLCPEANCSTNSPGSGSSPSARSRKPGAIIESFVNHAPGVFSGTFSGTLHPNCQDSNGRPRRDIGTILQILNDLLSATRHYQGMPPSLTQLRYQTQCGSPTSPSPSPPPSPPVAGMTGLSAKATSVPAGSPPPTLHPLVQCQSQIRMCKPPGDRIRQTENRATRCKVERLQLLMQQKRLRRKARRDQRAPYQWLPNRKAGRSNSNSSMSSEGSLDLDFDDSVWKPDVKADLKSEFVMA